The Puntigrus tetrazona isolate hp1 chromosome 9, ASM1883169v1, whole genome shotgun sequence genome includes the window GCGCTGCTGCAGCAGCTGCTGTACAGTGAATCGCTGTCTCTCTCCTGGCGTGACATCATTGTGCCTGTGGTGAGGCAGGTCGTGCAGACCGTGCGACCAGATGTGCGCACCTGTGATGACGACATGGATATCCGTCAGTTTGTCCACATCAAGAAGGTGAGGAACACAAATGTATGCAAAATCGATGAATCTAGTTCTACCAGATAAATGCCTTCTAATATTTGCTTTTTCGTAGATTCCAGGAGGAAAGAAGTTTGACTCTGCTGTTGTGAACGGCTTTGTTTGCACAAAgaatattgcacacaaaaaggTTTGTATTGATTGAACATTATGCCACAGAGAATGTCATGCAATATTTGTGCTGTGACAGTGCTAGGACTTTCTCAACAGATGAACCCTTACATCAAAAACCCCAAGATCCTTCTTCTCAAATGCTCCATTGAGTATCTATACAGAGAAGAGACTAAGTTCACCTGCATTGACCCAATTGTGCTACAGGTAACGGACACAAACGCCTACATGAGCCACTGTAAATGTGATTCGCAGATTGTCTTCAGAGAATACTCTAAAAATGCAAGAATCTGAGAAATCGTTTAATTTGCAATTTGTGCTTTCCAGGAGCGTGAGTTTCTGAAAAACTATGTTCAGAGGATTGCTGACGTCCGACCAAACCTGGTGCTGGTGGAGAAGACTGTATCCCGTATCGCTCAGGACATGCTTTTGGAACACGGCATTAGCCTCGTGATTAATGTCAAACCTGTTAGTACTTCCTCCTAGGCGTAATAATATTaatctctttaaaaatgtactccACATAGCTGTGCGCAGATAATGCCATAATCAGAGAAGATATGGCATTTGGGTTATTTGATCTGGTTTGTGAATGCTTATGTTAATATCTCTCTTTAATCAACACAGCAAGTCCTGGACCGTGTGAGTCGAATGACTCAGGGAGATTTAGTCATTTCAATGGATCAGCTTCTTACAAAACCTCGTCTGGGAACCTGCCACAAGTTTTACCTGCATTCCTTCCAGCTGCCAAATAGTGAGTTTTAATCTCATGTCAGGTTAAAGTCgcttttcattttgataaaagtTGTTCTTTTTAGaattacaattaatcatttaattgtttattcattttaatgtggccttttttttgtttttactgctaATTCAAACAAGATTTGTCAAATTTActtgattcttttttttccagatgaaATGAAGACCCTTATGTTTTTTGACGGCTGTCCTCCTCAGCTCGGCTGCACTATCAAGCTCCGTGGTGCTTCAGAGTATGAGCTGGCACGGGTGAAAGAGATCATCATTTTCATGGTGTGTGTGGCATACCATTCACAGCTGGAGATCTCTTTCCTCATGGATGAGTTTGCTATGCCTCCTAGCCTGGCTGAGAGTTCCTCTTTCCCATGTCTCCTGGAAAGCACCACTttggaggaagaggaagatgatGGTTCTACACTGGGGGATGACAACCTTACGCTTCTTCCAGAAGGGGACTTTGAGCCAGGGCTTCAGGAGATTATCAAAGCCCATAGTAGACAGCATTCCATCTCAGAATCTTCTTATAAAGATGGAGAAAGCCccagaataaataaaaccgGTTCAGCTGCTTCTTTCTCTGGGGGAGAGGAAGAGATTATAAAGACCTCCACACCCCATTCATCCTTCACGTCTAGCCTTCCCCAGCCGGTGTCACCCCCTTTCCTTATTTCAGACCTAAAAGAGACGTCACAGGAAGTAATTAAAGCATCAAGTGAGGAGGAGAAGAACAAAGAGCTGGAGGAGACTCTGGTCCATCGGGACAGCACAAGCTCTGAGACCTTCCTTCCACCAACCCGGCTCTTTAGGGATCCCTTACAGGATGACACAGGCCTGTTTGTGACCGAACATGTAGCTTCTTCAGATGACCGCCTCAAATCCATTTCAGCTTTGTTTAAGCAGGAGCTAAAAGACATTATTCTTTGCATTTCACCCTTTATAACCTTTCGGGAGCCATACCTGCTCACGGCTGCTGGACTGCGTTGTCCTAGCCGGGATTATTTCCCAGAACAGGTTTACCTCTCACCTCTTTTGAATAAGGACTCAAAAGAGCTGGACGGACGCCGCAAGAGGCAGCTGCTGAAAGAGTCTGGCCCGAGTTCTGGCAGCCTGACCAACGGTACTATGTCGTACCAACGGACCATCCAGATTTTGCCCTGTCACAAACTCACAGGTGCCCGTATAATAGAGCTGCTAGGCTGCAGTCATGAGCTGGCACGCATGCTGGCTGACTATCGTGCCCAGGGGGGGCGCATTCGGCAAAGAGATGGAATGCAATTTCGTGAAACCCCACCCATAAAGGCTCCAATAAAGTCAGACAGTGAAGAAGATAAAGGGGCTGGACTGAACGAAATGACCTGGGCTAATAAGGTGAGCATTTTCTATCTGCtagtatgtttattttgtcactttttccCACATTCTGAATAGTGAGCCACTTTCAGTGGTTAGGCTGCACAATAGGACctgaaaaactttaaaaatctaGGGTGCTTAACCTTAATAGAGAATCATAGTcaaattacttattttatataaggTATATTATCTTTTCAATTTCTGAAGGTTGCGTTTTTGGacgttttttccccccaaaactttgatttgtgttatttaaaaaatactttttcctacaattaattgtctttatttttcagttggaCTGTTTAAATCCAGTCAACCATCAGAGGCTCTGTGTGCTGTTCAGTAGCTCATCAGCACAGTCTAATAATGCCCCAAACCCCTGCGTCAGTCCATGGTAAACACTCAGCACACTTGCATTGTCTTACTAGTTTAAGATATATTAATGATCTATGACGAGGCATGTATATTGACCATATATGCAAACAGTTCATTTAATCTCATCTGCCATGTATTTACAGGATTGTAACAATGGAGTTTTATGGAAAGAATGACTTGACTCTTGGTGTATTTCTGGAGAGATACTGTTTTAGGTAATGTATTACACCACAGAACTATTTATGTTTGTCATAGTACCAATATTTCAGAAGTCAATTCAAGTGAAATTTTATGATTACTGATAGCAGTTCCAGTTGTACTGATTTGTACTTCAACACAcctctttatttaaatgtgtcatatttgttgtttattctgattttgttttatatggGTGTAATTCAGACCCTCTTACCAGTGTCCCAGCATGTACTGTGAGACCCCCATGGTTCACCACATCCGTCGCTTTGTGCATGGTAACGGCTGTGTCCAGATTGTTCTGAAAGAGCTGGACTCGCCTGTACCGGGATATCAGCACACAATCCTAAACTATTCTTGGTGCCGTATCTGTAAACAGGTAACACAGGGAGCATTtggataaaaaaagtaaacagaacTAATGTAAGGATATTTTGTACTATAGTATGATTCACATgaattattactgttttgtttcagGTGACTCCTGTAGTCCCTTTGTCTAATGACTCCTGGTCCATGTCCTTCGCCAAGTATCTAGAGCTCCGATTCTATGGTCACCAGTACACCCGTCGGGCCAACGCAGAGCCTTGTGGCCACTCCATCCATAAAGATTATCACCAGTACTTCTCTTACAACCAGATGGTGGCTTCCTTCAGGTGTGCATCTTCTCAACACAGATCACTTTATATTCGACTGTGCAGAATATGAGTACCTTAGTAATTTTATATACTGGGTTCACTTTCTATAGCTACATCCCAGTAAGGCTACTCGAGATCTGTCTGCCTCCTCCAAAAATCCTCATCAGGAACCAGGGTCCCTCTAAAGCCAGCTTGCAGCAGGACCTCAAAGACTTCTCCCAGAAGTAAGATTTTCTACTAGATGTCCCTTACACAGCCTCATGAACCTTTTCCTATAACagcaaaatttaaatgaattatcgCTTGTAGGGTGGCTCAGGTGTACCTAGCCATAGATGACCGTCTCACCTCTCTAAAAACTGACACCTTCAGCAAGACCAGAGAAGAAAAAATGGAGGACATGTTTGCACAGAAAGATGTGGGTTTCTTTCCAGGactttatttgtataaataaatttcaTCCTGAGTATTGACCAATGTCTCGctactttaattaaaatgttttgttagaTGGAGGAATCAGAGCTTCGCAGCTGGATAGAGAAGCTACAAGCGCGTCTGCAGACCAGCTCGATGGACTCGCCACAACAACTGCAGTCTGTTCTGGAGTCAGTGGTGGTCAAAAAGCAGGGTTTGTGTGAGACCCTGCAGTCCTGGAACAACAAGTGAGGACTGTATTCATAAAGACATAGAGactgaaactaaactaaattagaaAAGTACAACTCATATTTTATCTTGTCTCCAGACTTCAGGACTTGTTCCAGCAAGAAAAAGGCAGGAAACGTTTATCTGTTCCTCCTAGCCCTGGCAGACACAGACAAACCACGTCAGATGAGAGCAAggtcagtcatttatttatcaagTAGTCAAAGTATTTATCAAGTAGTGCTCAAGTAAGCCACCTcctagattttaaataaaagcatttactaCATACTATTGatctttttatttgatttttgatcGATAGACCAGTGCTTTGGAGTCCTCTCCTCGTAACCCATCCCCTGTCGTCCCAAATGGAGAGAAAGGTGAGTTTATTCACTTTATTCATCTTGAAAAAGTTGCTCTGGGTTGTTGCACACAGTCACCTCACAGAATTTTCTCACAGAGGACCGTCATCTGAACACGTTTCCGTCAAGCTCAGGGTCGTCATCATTACTACAGTTACCGTCTCCAGCTGAACAAGCTTCAGACATCATGACGAGCGGACCATCTTTTCCTGATCAGGACTCTGTCAGCATCCCAGATGGTATACTTACTTTAGACACTTCCTTGTGTTTGGAATCACACATAATCCTCTCACCTCACCTTTTCTCTATCTTCATCTCTCTGCTTCTTTTACTAGACATGTTTGATGGACACTTGCTCGGTTCCAATGACAGTCAAGTAAAGGAAAAGTCCACCATGAAAACCATACTAGCCAACCTGTTACCCGGCAACAGCTACAATCCCATCCCTTTCCCTTTGTAAGGCTATTATGATATTATAGATACTAAAAAgcatacaaattattttattttttaaactaataaaagtattttttttatgatctgTTAGCGACCCAGACAAGCACTATTTGATGTATGAGCATGAGAGAGTTCCCATAgccgtgtgtgagagagagcccAGCTCCATCATTGCCTTTGCACTCAGGTACAGCTTTTTGTACAAGTATAACTAAAATTTGATCTGGACATCTCCTTCATGTTCATGTACTTATTCTGAAATGGCTTAAAAAGGCTTTAttatggtatttatttttatgttgttcaATCAGAGGAAAAGtcatttcaattaaattcagTCTTGTGAACCATGTCGATAGGATCATTTGAAAGCACTGATTTCTGCATATTAATCAAACTTCtcagcaatttaaaaaaagacattattgtCATTTTCATCATCCCCTTCATCCAGTTGTAAAGAGTATAAAACCGCCCTTGAAGAGCTTACAAAGACAACAGCGAAGACGGGAGGTGATGACATTTCTCAGACCATTAGGTAAATCACATCCACATTTCCCTCATCAGCTTTATTGTGTCTCTGCATATTTGTAGACCAGCAAGctgatttcttcttttctgcCATCTATAGTTTGGAGAGCAGAGCAAAGAACAGTCCTGCCAAACCTAGTGACAGCAGCGCATCACAGCTGAGCCGCAGCAGCATTGATGCTGACCCACTCAGTAAACATAACCGCATTATACTAGCCATTTATAATTTGTTCTGTTATGGAACCAAATGATTATGGAATCTCTTTTGCAGAGGATCCTGAAAGTGGAGACAAACAGAAGAAGCAGACAGGAAACCCACACATCGAGCTTCGTAAGTATCAGCTTCAAATAGCAGACTGAAACTTTGATTATATTTAGGTAAATAATATTGACCCTCTAATATTTATTGTTGGTCACAAACTAatacatttgcttttttaataataatactaataggtgtacatataaataaaatgtaaatctgaaaatTTTTAATGCAGAGTTCTCAGACGCAAATGCCAAGTTCTACTGCCGAATCTACTACGCGGAAGAGTTCCATAAAATGCGAGAAGAGATTATGGAGAGCTCGGAGGATGATTTTGTGCGATCGCTCTCCCACTGTGTCAACTGGCAAGCTCGTGGCGGAAAGTCTGGTGCCGTTTTCTATGCCACTGAAGGTACCATTGCAAGatcctttgtttttgtttgttaaggtagcttttattaattgaaaGAATTCTAGGTTGTTGGATATATTTTGCTAAACATGCTGTTTCTCCTCAGATGATCGGTTTATTCTGAAACAGATGCCTAGACTAGAGGTCCAGTCCTTCTTAGACTTCGCGCCCCACTACTTCACGTACATCACAGGAGCAGTTCAGCAGAAGGTAAGGAAATACATACCTTTTGAAGGGCTGTCAGAGGCAGCATTTTTGGCCTGTTTTCTCTCTTGAACTGTTCTTGTATCTGTTTAACAGCGCCCCACAGCACTTGCTAAGATTCTGGGAGTGTACCGTATCGGATACAAGAATTCTCAGAACAACACAGAAAAGAAACTGGACCTGCTGGTGATGGAAAACCTCTTCTACGGGCGAAAGATGGCACAGGTGCATATTTTGACACTTTAAATTTGCAACTTTAGTTGGTGTTTCAGATATACTGTTCAGTTTGGGAGGTTTTACTTCTACGTTCTGCTACGTGGTCCTGCTTCCTGTGTTTGTGCAGGTGTTTGACCTGAAGGGATCCCTGAGAAACAGGAATGTGAAGACTGATCAAGGAAAGGAGAGCTGTGAGGTGGTGCTCCTGGATGAGAACCTCCTGAAACTGGTGCATGACAATCCCCTTTATATTCGCTCACACTGCAAGGCCATTCTGCGTGCCGCCATCCTCAGTGACGCCCACTTCCTGTCCAGTCACCTCATCATTGATTATTCCCTGCTGGTGGGCCGTGACGATGCCACGGATGAATTAGTTGTGGGCATCATAGGTGAGAAAATCTTACATGTAATTTTAACATCCATATTGgactttttttacagtgattgTTAAAACTCTTGTATATTTGAAGATTATATCCGTACTTTCACGTGGGATAAAAAGCTGGAGATGGTGGTCAAATCTACTGGGATTCTTGGAGGTCAAGGTACAGTTATACCTTCCTAAAACATTGACAGCTGCAATATTCTCAAAAGCTGAAACTTTTAGCTCTAGTTTAAATCTGTTTCTCATTGTGTTTTCCTTAGGCAAAATGCCTACGGTGGTGTCACCAGAGCTGTATCGATCACGTTTCTGTGAGGCCATGGACAAATATTTCCTCATGGTCCCTGATCACTGGACAGGTCTTGGTCTCAACTGCTGATGGACAACAAGGGAACGTTACAGCCTGAAAGGGATTTGCTGCTCTCACGTATTTCGCAATGATTAAATGGAAGGTCCACTGTAGTAAACCCTCCATTATCTGCAGTGCTCACAGAAAACTGGTGAAACTGAACCCCCTCTCTTTCTATGCTTTGTGCACAAATTGACCCAAACTTATGTGCCAAGACCCAGTTCCAGAAGATCCATTGaggaaactgaactgaaatggcTGAACTTTTAGAACCCTGTTATGCAGTAGTGTTTGTTTATAACCTATTAACTGTGGATGATGTATAAGTTTATAAATGTACAGAGATATGTAATTAAAGATTATTAATACTTGAAAAGGTGTTGGTTTTAGGACATCTGCCTAGTTGTgccaaaaaacaagaaatactAATGACATATCGTTAAGGACGGTTCTTTAGGGACTTTTGAAAAAACTACATACATCTGCTTACTTCTGTTTTCCACTCATGGACAGTCATTGGGAGTTACCTCTCTTTTTGACTGAATTACTATAACTCACAGTTCCCTAAAGcacaatgaaatatatatatatatttgaaaaagagATCTacctaaaaaaactaattatgacGGAGATGATTTGGAGgcaaacaaacaatttttaTCACTTTTCACAAATAGCTAACCATGATTTCTCTCATCCTTTAGATAATAAGATCATTAATTTGAAGACTGtggcataataataatgatgttaCCACAGCTGTTTAATGTTCTTCTAAAAGACTATTAAAATATAGTTGCTATATCAATTTGAAATTGTAGGATGTAGACTGAACACCTAAAAGTGAGTAAAGGTAAAATGTAACCCCTAATAAAATAGTTCTAAAGAAAATTGCTATATTTAGGTCCCTTCATCAAACTCACCTAGACTAGACttcaccccaaaaaacaaaaaaacaaaaaaaaactaatcttagCTGGTCAGGCTGAAACGACCAGCTAAATCCAGCCTAGCCAGGCTGAAAGACCAGCTTAAACTAGCCAACCAGCCTAAGATGGTTCTAGCTGGTCGttaagctgttttgtttttcagcaagGACGTGTCGAGGCCGGAACATGAATCTTCTAAGATTAAATTTCaggttttatgtatataaatacatatttcctAATAGTCCTCGCTTTGCAACAGGGAAAACTTTTtcaccaaattagcatattgaCCTAGGATAGGTAGTTATGGCTGCTTTTAGATACTGAAAGACTAGTGACTTCAATTTCTTGCATAATTCCTTTCGTGCATGCACGgaggaagagaccggtctctcgaggagaggcgcgctaTTTAACGGCAGCGGTGACGAGGCTCAatccacttcaggtgtgcctcgtcacacgccgccagacctgtccaataccacgcccctcctctcagacacgcccactcccgtcgggagcctggtgaagggcggcgaacaaaggacggggtgatgatgacaatcaaGGGGAGgagcagccgactcgtcacaatatatatagttaaaaataaaaactggacGGTGTTCTATGgtgtgacagtaaagatgttaaaaaaaacttaacttatgtatcttcattcttagaGCTGCAAATAGCATGAGCGGAATAtctgcaatgtgtttttttctgtcatacCATAGGACACATTGGTATGTCAACtactatacaataaaaaaaaaaaaaagtaaatgcaaaatgatttttatacaatagtttttttttatattctttctcttttttttgtacacatGCAGTACACATACAGAGTCCAGCTTTCTAAaaagacatcattaaaaagACTTTTGATAATCAGGAAGAAAACAGGTctgtacttttaatttttgtaataaattgaTTTTCAAATGGATAAGAAAACAGACTACACAAAACgttgttaaaacattttatataatagtcgtacaattttataaaagaaaCTTGAGCCGACAAAGAACCTTCAACATTGGAATGGAGGAAACCGTAATCTAGATTGTCACAcatttcaaagcttttttttctgttataataCTGTTTGACTCATTCTTCTGCATCCTTTCACTCACAATCCATCTCATTTATGAAAAGAATTCAACCATGTGCTTCCTTTATAAGACAGTTGTGTGCAAGTTTTGCTCTGGTGATGATAATGTCCATGAGCTGATATGTACAAAgactgttttctattgtaaatCACACACTCGTAGGCACAAACATCAGGacttggtaaaaaaaacaaaaaaacatcggCTTACGATTGGCAGGTGTGACCCAGACTTATCTTCACATTTTCAGACTTCCATTACGCTTCactacatacatacaaacaaatacTGACGTGATCTAACAAACTCTGAAAATGCAGAACAAGGCACTGGACACGGTGGAGAAACTGGCACATTGTGGACAAAGGCAAACAGACAAATGGtggtttacattttcattttaaatttgttttggaAAGTTTCTCACTGGCGAGATATTAAAACACCGTCTTCGCTGAAAGCTCTCAGTCCTTTGAAGCAagaatcaaataattaaaatcaaaagcaaaGAAACAGACTTGCAAACACTCCCCCAAAGCATATTTAGAAATCTGTGTTCAAAAAGGATTGATATTCAACCAGTGCAAGTGAAAATTATTTCAGAAGGAAAGAATGAAGAAGACtgtgatatttattattaattatagtcCTAGatccatttttaaacaaacagtttACCTCAAATTCACaaatctgtcattgtttacttgCTCTCATATTACTTCAAACCGCTGCTCTTTCCGCTTCTGTTCATGggacacaaaagaaaaagtctgTTGATGCAATATAATAGTTTTATGTGAGGAACAGGCTaaaatttaagttattattCACTGATAAACTTATCTTCGGTGAGCTGTTACATGCTGGGACCAGTCCAATTactgaacaaatcattcttttgaattGGTTCTTTTTGATAAATTGGTTGATTTGTTCACAATTCTGTTCATTTCACTAACAGCTCACGGAGGGGAAATATAATCAGTGGATTACAGCCTTACATTTGGCctctttctcacacaaagcTTTCTATGACTGCAGAAGAATACAGTACGTAGCTCTTTTGGAggtatttatttgtcatttttggagcttGGCAGACGATAGCATCGGTGTGTGGAAAGAGCCACATTAAGATTCTCcaataattttacttttgtgttccacaaaaaaCAATGACACGAGTAAACAATGGCAGAATTATAATCTacaggtgaactattccttcagaCACCCATTTACTCCTATACGTAAGTGCATACAACTGTAGTACCATTGTTatctaaatgttaataaatatcgGTACAGGCTTGAAAACATCCTGGTTGACATGACATGCTACGCTCTCTCACTAGAATTTAAAATTCAACCTGAATAGAAGTATTATTTGAACACTGTCTCTATGTCTGAGAAGGAACCGAGTGGCAAAGTGTCACTCTCCAAAAGCGTCAAACGCAAGTTTAGACCATCAAGGCCTAGAAATTTAGTTTTCTCAATGGAATAAAAGTGCTCTTTTTGCAATATGAATCTTAAGAGCCTTCTATTCACATGTCAGATATAATGTGTAAAGTACGACTTCGGAAATGCAGAACTTGTGttgcatttttcatcatttcacaTTAAGTCTAACTAGtcttaaaactgaaatacacTACGCAACTTTTCCaatctcaaaacatttttaaatggctgATAATCACACACCATTAGAATTTCAAGTCGTTcgaacacaacaaaattacacGGAAACGTGCGAGATGTCAAATCTGCGATGCAAAAATCAGGGCAAAAATCTGTGGAAAAGTTGTGTGGTGTATTCCAACCtttcttacaaataaatattaagtgaGGTTGGTAACAGTGACACCAATTCCCCCTGTTGTTCCAAAAATGTGATTTCTTGTTTCCTGATTGGTCCCACAGTGACAACATGGGTGAAATGAGGGTGACTTCACCTTGTTCTTCCACAGGGTTTGTGCTTTCAAAAATCCACAGATCAAGACACACCACTCCGCACATTACATCATCATCGTTCAAGTGTGAGAAGTCAGTCGACATTTGGCAATCCAACATCAATCAACCTGTGTTAAAGTGATTAAAATGGCTTTCGAAAAAATCTCCTGTGCAAACAAATGTGTCAGAACAAAAGCGTACCGTGTGTGCTATATGTCATAATCTCTTGTTATAGAGGCTGAGCTCCATAATCAAAAATCTGTACAACTTCTGTAAGGTTCAAAACTACGACCGGCGCATTTAAAAGGAGCCGGGGTCAAAATGTCTCTGAGTCTGAGTCGTTTTCGGTGGTCGTGCCCTCACTGGAGGGGCCGGAGGGGTCCCTTGGACTGCGGGGGCCTTGGGGGCTCTTGGCCTGGCGGGGCAAAGATTTCAGCAGGGAGCCTGGCGAAGGAGCTCCAGAGCTGCAAGGGGAGCAGAAAGGCATCATGGTAGCCAGAATGAGAGCCAGGCAGTCAGCCACTTCCCTGCTGGGAGCGCAAGCCAGAGCAGGGGTGAGACCTGCGGGGAAAGACAGccaaagagcgagagagacaggAAAGGGGACAGGAAAGCAGAAAGAGGTAAAAGGAGGGATGGAGCAGCGGAACAAAGGGACAATGGTGGAGAGGCAGTGGACGAAAGCGGCATTCCATTAGTGCCCCACTAGATAGGCAGCCGGACACATGGTCAGGGCGCAAAAGGGGACACACGTGACATCGTAAAAGCTATGAAACACGGCCACAActttcagacagacagagagatgcaCATACACTGACAACGTGAAACCAAACAAGCTGAGATTTTAGTTTCAGGAAGACGCACCATTCTCATCTAGCACTTGAACACTGGCCCCACGAGAGAGCAGCTCTTGCACTGTCTGCTTCATCCCGCTGCGAGCAGCCAAATGAAGAGGTCTGAGGAAGTAAACGAGAAACATGTGAGCAAAAATTGCTTCTAAAATAATGCATAAGAGCAGGGCCCTAGCAAAGTCAAGGTCACTGGTTTGAATCCCAGGGAATGCATGAACAAATCAAGAGTGTTCCTCCTTAAATGCAAAGCAGTGCATGTTGTTTTGGATAAaggcatctgccaaatgcatgaatgtgaataaaatatgtactATACTGCATCTCACGTTTGCAGTGCAGTGTTTGTAGCGACGAGGGCAGAGTCTGGAAGTTTTCCAAGAATGAGCAATGCACATTCCTCCATTCCCTGGATAGAGAGCAAGAAGAAAGAACAGGAAAATCATCTTTAAGGAGACCTCAagttatacattttcaaaaatacggTTTGCTGTGTGAGATTTTATATCTGCCACAATTTGAAATATGCATGTCTGCACTTCTTAAAATGTGGAAATTGtaacactgtttttaaataaggccaattaa containing:
- the pikfyve gene encoding 1-phosphatidylinositol 3-phosphate 5-kinase isoform X2, with protein sequence MAAEDKASSSSSTMDWSSEPPLSPTSPSHLTHFKPLTPEQDEPPLRSAYSSFVSLFRFSKEKTGANIAPAKKLAKLEEGRPTSVTEKSQSASSSPQGPRRNWASPSHSIHGSEPHRKHSELLRRTSTASEGRRKSEAPLGSHDPRTAVQLRTALKRLKEIMEGKSQDSDLKQYWMPDSQCKECYDCNEKFTTFRRRHHCRLCGQIFCSRCCNQEIPGKFMGYTGDLRACTYCRKIALSYAHSADSNSIGEDLSALSDSPCSVCVLEPTEPRTPVGGRKASRNIFLEEDLAWQRKNSIGMRKNHQESQNSGLSSRLTAVQEDMGKSPARKRSASVTNLSLDRSGSSMVPAYESSVSPQNSRALSKTDHSEEERKILLDSSQLKDLWKKICHNSTGMEFQDHRYWLRTYPNCIVGKELVNWLLRNGTISTRAQAIAIGQALVDGRWLDCVTHHDQIFRDEYALYRPLQSTEFSETPSPDSESVNSLEGHSEPSWFKDIKFDDSDTEQLADDNDYVTPNSASPSKRTSVSSFHSAVDSDSAASININVEQDNVNFHIKKQAKYPHVPPYPAEQKSMEPHDPFTPETDIHAPMEVLLSEDGGQHISISDAFIKESLFNRRVEEKAKEMLFTPLSWHHSSLDQLREENGEKKAMERLLSANHSHMMALLQQLLYSESLSLSWRDIIVPVVRQVVQTVRPDVRTCDDDMDIRQFVHIKKIPGGKKFDSAVVNGFVCTKNIAHKKMNPYIKNPKILLLKCSIEYLYREETKFTCIDPIVLQEREFLKNYVQRIADVRPNLVLVEKTVSRIAQDMLLEHGISLVINVKPQVLDRVSRMTQGDLVISMDQLLTKPRLGTCHKFYLHSFQLPNNEMKTLMFFDGCPPQLGCTIKLRGASEYELARVKEIIIFMVCVAYHSQLEISFLMDEFAMPPSLAESSSFPCLLESTTLEEEEDDGSTLGDDNLTLLPEGDFEPGLQEIIKAHSRQHSISESSYKDGESPRINKTGSAASFSGGEEEIIKTSTPHSSFTSSLPQPVSPPFLISDLKETSQEVIKASSEEEKNKELEETLVHRDSTSSETFLPPTRLFRDPLQDDTGLFVTEHVASSDDRLKSISALFKQELKDIILCISPFITFREPYLLTAAGLRCPSRDYFPEQVYLSPLLNKDSKELDGRRKRQLLKESGPSSGSLTNGTMSYQRTIQILPCHKLTGARIIELLGCSHELARMLADYRAQGGRIRQRDGMQFRETPPIKAPIKSDSEEDKGAGLNEMTWANKLDCLNPVNHQRLCVLFSSSSAQSNNAPNPCVSPWIVTMEFYGKNDLTLGVFLERYCFRPSYQCPSMYCETPMVHHIRRFVHGNGCVQIVLKELDSPVPGYQHTILNYSWCRICKQVTPVVPLSNDSWSMSFAKYLELRFYGHQYTRRANAEPCGHSIHKDYHQYFSYNQMVASFSYIPVRLLEICLPPPKILIRNQGPSKASLQQDLKDFSQKVAQVYLAIDDRLTSLKTDTFSKTREEKMEDMFAQKDMEESELRSWIEKLQARLQTSSMDSPQQLQSVLESVVVKKQGLCETLQSWNNKLQDLFQQEKGRKRLSVPPSPGRHRQTTSDESKTSALESSPRNPSPVVPNGEKEDRHLNTFPSSSGSSSLLQLPSPAEQASDIMTSGPSFPDQDSVSIPDDMFDGHLLGSNDSQVKEKSTMKTILANLLPGNSYNPIPFPFDPDKHYLMYEHERVPIAVCEREPSSIIAFALSCKEYKTALEELTKTTAKTGGDDISQTISLESRAKNSPAKPSDSSASQLSRSSIDADPLKDPESGDKQKKQTGNPHIELQFSDANAKFYCRIYYAEEFHKMREEIMESSEDDFVRSLSHCVNWQARGGKSGAVFYATEDDRFILKQMPRLEVQSFLDFAPHYFTYITGAVQQKRPTALAKILGVYRIGYKNSQNNTEKKLDLLVMENLFYGRKMAQVFDLKGSLRNRNVKTDQGKESCEVVLLDENLLKLVHDNPLYIRSHCKAILRAAILSDAHFLSSHLIIDYSLLVGRDDATDELVVGIIDYIRTFTWDKKLEMVVKSTGILGGQGKMPTVVSPELYRSRFCEAMDKYFLMVPDHWTGLGLNC